One window of the Pieris brassicae chromosome 4, ilPieBrab1.1, whole genome shotgun sequence genome contains the following:
- the LOC123708191 gene encoding G protein-activated inward rectifier potassium channel 3-like isoform X6, protein MRNDPESPASREESHLLPDEWLKVKTVPGNGNLSPGVYYPTGTKRNRSHRHGLSRRSRRRAILKNGECNILKSRLSQRRLRFLQDMFTTFVDAQWRWTLLLFTLSFIISWLIFALIWWLIAFTHGDLEPDHLPEMQESSNWKPCVLGIYGFTSCFLFSIETQHTIGYGARTTTEECPEAIFIMCFQSIVGVTIQAFTVGIVFAKMTRPKQRTQTLLFSKHAVICQRDGELCLMFRVGDMRKSHIIGASVRAQLIRSRTTKEGEVLSHYQTELELNADGCDSNLFFIWPITMVHKINADSPFYRVSAADILQEKFEIVVVLEGTIESTGQTTQARSSYTASELMWGHRFVPLVTYNRERQGYEVDYSKFEDTMQVDTPLCSAKELDEFYGSQADHRSIESTEAMVLKLPERPKEPRNPEPKAVQKDGDFTVTL, encoded by the exons ATGCGAAACGACCCCGAGTCACCTGCCAGTCGCGAGGAGTCTCATCTCCTTCCTGACGAATGGCTTAAAGTCAAAACCGTCCCCGGGAACGGAAACCTTTCCCCGGGCGTCTACTACCCCACCGGCACCAAGAG gaatCGTTCGCACAGACATGGTCTTTCTAGAAGATCAAGACGACGAGCTATACTTAAAAATGGCGAGTGCAACATACTCAAGTCGCGCCTCAGCCAGCGACGATTGCGCTTCCTGCAAGATATGTTTACAACTTTTGTGGACGCCCAATGGAGGTGGACATTACTACTGTTTACACTCTCCTTCATAATATCCTGGTTAATATTTGCACTCATATGGTGGCTGATTGCGTTTACCCATGGAGATCTAGAGCCAGACCACCTACCAGAGATGCAAGAGTCATCGAACTGGAAGCCCTGTGTCTTGGGAATATATGGATTTACATCTTGTTTCCTATTCAGTATAGAAACTCAACATACGATTGGGTACGGTGCGCGTACAACCACAGAAGAGTGTCCGGAAGCGATCTTCATAATGTGTTTCCAAAGTATAGTGGGTGTGACAATTCAAGCTTTTACGGTCGGTATAGTGTTTGCTAAAATGACGAGACCGAAGCAGAGGACACAAACACTGCTGTTTTCGAAACACGCCGTGATATGTCAGCGGGATGGGGAACTATGTCTTATGTTCCGCGTGGGAGACATGAGGAAGTCGCACATAATTGGAGCTAGCGTGAGAGCGCAACTTATTCGATCCAGAACTACCAAGGAAGGGGAAGTCCTATCCCATTATCAAACAGAGCTCGAATTGAACGCAGATGGATGTGACAGCAACCTATTTTTCATATGGCCAATCACTATGGTTCACAAAATAAACGCGGACAGCCCGTTCTATAGAGTCTCCGCTGCAGatatccttcaagaaaagtttGAAATAGTGGTCGTTTTAGAAGGTACCATCGAGTCAACCGGGCAGACGACTCAGGCCCGGTCTAGTTATACGGCTAGTGAATTAATGTGGGGTCATAGATTTGTGCCTTTAGTGACATACAATCGTGAACGTCAGGGATACGAAGTAGATTATTCCAAATTCGAAGATACTATGCAAGTTGATACCCCATTGTGTTCAGCGAAAGAACTAGACGAATTTTATGGAAGCCAAGCGGACCACAGATCTATTG
- the LOC123708191 gene encoding G protein-activated inward rectifier potassium channel 3-like isoform X5 — protein MRNDPESPASREESHLLPDEWLKVKTVPGNGNLSPGVYYPTGTKRFVDQRTPVPSPTNTIPNRSHRHGLSRRSRRRAILKNGECNILKSRLSQRRLRFLQDMFTTFVDAQWRWTLLLFTLSFIISWLIFALIWWLIAFTHGDLEPDHLPEMQESSNWKPCVLGIYGFTSCFLFSIETQHTIGYGARTTTEECPEAIFIMCFQSIVGVTIQAFTVGIVFAKMTRPKQRTQTLLFSKHAVICQRDGELCLMFRVGDMRKSHIIGASVRAQLIRSRTTKEGEVLSHYQTELELNADGCDSNLFFIWPITMVHKINADSPFYRVSAADILQEKFEIVVVLEGTIESTGQTTQARSSYTASELMWGHRFVPLVTYNRERQGYEVDYSKFEDTMQVDTPLCSAKELDEFYGSQADHRSIESTEAMVLKLPERPKEPRNPEPKAVQKDGDFTVTL, from the exons ATGCGAAACGACCCCGAGTCACCTGCCAGTCGCGAGGAGTCTCATCTCCTTCCTGACGAATGGCTTAAAGTCAAAACCGTCCCCGGGAACGGAAACCTTTCCCCGGGCGTCTACTACCCCACCGGCACCAAGAGGTTCGTCGATCAGCGAACACCTGTGCCGTCTCCGACAAATACCATCCC gaatCGTTCGCACAGACATGGTCTTTCTAGAAGATCAAGACGACGAGCTATACTTAAAAATGGCGAGTGCAACATACTCAAGTCGCGCCTCAGCCAGCGACGATTGCGCTTCCTGCAAGATATGTTTACAACTTTTGTGGACGCCCAATGGAGGTGGACATTACTACTGTTTACACTCTCCTTCATAATATCCTGGTTAATATTTGCACTCATATGGTGGCTGATTGCGTTTACCCATGGAGATCTAGAGCCAGACCACCTACCAGAGATGCAAGAGTCATCGAACTGGAAGCCCTGTGTCTTGGGAATATATGGATTTACATCTTGTTTCCTATTCAGTATAGAAACTCAACATACGATTGGGTACGGTGCGCGTACAACCACAGAAGAGTGTCCGGAAGCGATCTTCATAATGTGTTTCCAAAGTATAGTGGGTGTGACAATTCAAGCTTTTACGGTCGGTATAGTGTTTGCTAAAATGACGAGACCGAAGCAGAGGACACAAACACTGCTGTTTTCGAAACACGCCGTGATATGTCAGCGGGATGGGGAACTATGTCTTATGTTCCGCGTGGGAGACATGAGGAAGTCGCACATAATTGGAGCTAGCGTGAGAGCGCAACTTATTCGATCCAGAACTACCAAGGAAGGGGAAGTCCTATCCCATTATCAAACAGAGCTCGAATTGAACGCAGATGGATGTGACAGCAACCTATTTTTCATATGGCCAATCACTATGGTTCACAAAATAAACGCGGACAGCCCGTTCTATAGAGTCTCCGCTGCAGatatccttcaagaaaagtttGAAATAGTGGTCGTTTTAGAAGGTACCATCGAGTCAACCGGGCAGACGACTCAGGCCCGGTCTAGTTATACGGCTAGTGAATTAATGTGGGGTCATAGATTTGTGCCTTTAGTGACATACAATCGTGAACGTCAGGGATACGAAGTAGATTATTCCAAATTCGAAGATACTATGCAAGTTGATACCCCATTGTGTTCAGCGAAAGAACTAGACGAATTTTATGGAAGCCAAGCGGACCACAGATCTATTG
- the LOC123709034 gene encoding inward rectifier potassium channel 2-like, producing the protein MGLYTKECDPIGNVPHTLCNCSRHIQRRRSQRARLQERVVFKSGDLNIDNSGEKKFRLFNDIVKVFIEARWRWTILYCVIACVLTWFVFAAIWWILLYIHGDLESDHLPHASNLTEWKPCVREIYNFTSIFLFSIEVQTSIGYGSRAITLECPEAMFTMCIESITGKIIQSLIIGIVFAKLTKPKNRAQTLMFSKYAIINQRDGNLCMMFRVGNTRKSRIIASNINAYLIKYVADGIDLLNYHQIKLDLKVDASDDVLFIFPLTAVHKIDKRSPFFNVSAKELLKCNVEILVVFEGTIESTGQPVQTKSSYITNEILWGRRYLEPYYYKKSKQGFVIDFSKFDETYRVNTPLCTAKELFTYYENRSLRRLH; encoded by the exons ATGGGTCTGTACACAAAAGAATGCGACCCTATTGGAAATGTGCCTCACACACTTTGCAATTGTTCCAG ACATATTCAAAGAAGAAGATCACAGCGAGCCAGGTTGCAAGAACGTGTTGTATTTAAATCGGGTGACTTGAACATTGACAATTCAGGTGAAAAAAAATTTCGACTGTTCAATGACATAGTCAAAGTTTTTATAGAAGCACGCTGGAGATGGACAATTCTATATTGCGTTATAGCTTGTGTATTAACTTGGTTCGTGTTTGCTGCCATCTGGTGGATACTTCTTTACATTCATGGTGATCTGGAGAGTGATCATTTGCCTCATGCCTCAAATTTAACAGAATGGAAACCTTGCGTAAGAGAAATTTATAACTTTACGTCCATATTCTTATTTAGCATAGAAGTCCAAACGAGCATAGGTTATGGCTCAAGAGCAATCACCCTGGAATGCCCTGAAGCAATGTTCACAATGTGTATTGAAAGCATAACAGGAAAAATAATACAGTCACTTATTATTGGCATAGTATTTGCTAAGTTAACGAAACCAAAAAATCGCGCGCAGACTTTGATGTTTTCAAAATACGCTATCATTAACCAAAGAGATGGAAACCTCTGCATGATGTTCAGAGTCGGTAATACGAGGAAATCGCGAATCATAGCTTCAAATATCAATGCTTATCTGATAAAATATGTAGCTGATGGCATTGACCTACTAAATTACCATCAGATAAAGTTGGACCTAAAAGTTGACGCATCCGATGACGTATTGTTCATATTTCCCCTAACTGCCGTGCATAAAATAGACAAACGAAGTCCATTCTTCAACGTTTCAGCTAAGGAATTACTAAAATGTAATGTAGAAATACTTGTCGTGTTTGAAGGAACAATTGAGTCAACAGGCCAACCGGTTCAAACTAAATCAAGTTACATTACGAATGAAATACTTTGGGGAAGACGGTATTTAGAAccttattattacaaaaaaagtaaACAGGGATTTGTGATAGATTTCTCAAAATTTGACGAAACATATCGCGTCAATACTCCTCTGTGCACCGCTAAGGaactttttacatattatgaaaatagGTCATTGAGAAgacttcattaa
- the LOC123708191 gene encoding G protein-activated inward rectifier potassium channel 3-like isoform X2 — MEPSTSTYEMEIKKDIEKDVKTKPVLSAGKIFYKPGVIEEETDETSVFESSVVESPMLGFSASGLLRQHSIHPVSSLHRIPTYSSSIGQSTIYRVDSCRNRSHRHGLSRRSRRRAILKNGECNILKSRLSQRRLRFLQDMFTTFVDAQWRWTLLLFTLSFIISWLIFALIWWLIAFTHGDLEPDHLPEMQESSNWKPCVLGIYGFTSCFLFSIETQHTIGYGARTTTEECPEAIFIMCFQSIVGVTIQAFTVGIVFAKMTRPKQRTQTLLFSKHAVICQRDGELCLMFRVGDMRKSHIIGASVRAQLIRSRTTKEGEVLSHYQTELELNADGCDSNLFFIWPITMVHKINADSPFYRVSAADILQEKFEIVVVLEGTIESTGQTTQARSSYTASELMWGHRFVPLVTYNRERQGYEVDYSKFEDTMQVDTPLCSAKELDEFYGSQADHRSIESTEAMVLKLPERPKEPRNPEPKAVQKDGDFTVTL, encoded by the exons ATGGAACCGTCAACATCAACCTATGagatggaaataaaaaaagatatcgAAAAAGATGTTAAAACGAAGCCAGTACTCTCTGCtggcaaaatattttacaaaccaGGTGTTATTGAGGAGGAAACAGATGAGACGAGTGTATTTGAAAGTTCTGTGGTAGAATCGCCAATGCTTGGGTTCAGTGCAAGTGGTCTACTACGACAGCATTCAATACACCCAGTGAGCAGTCTTCATAGAATACCGACATACAGCAGTTCTATAGGACAAAGCACTATTTACCGAGTGGACAGTTGTAG gaatCGTTCGCACAGACATGGTCTTTCTAGAAGATCAAGACGACGAGCTATACTTAAAAATGGCGAGTGCAACATACTCAAGTCGCGCCTCAGCCAGCGACGATTGCGCTTCCTGCAAGATATGTTTACAACTTTTGTGGACGCCCAATGGAGGTGGACATTACTACTGTTTACACTCTCCTTCATAATATCCTGGTTAATATTTGCACTCATATGGTGGCTGATTGCGTTTACCCATGGAGATCTAGAGCCAGACCACCTACCAGAGATGCAAGAGTCATCGAACTGGAAGCCCTGTGTCTTGGGAATATATGGATTTACATCTTGTTTCCTATTCAGTATAGAAACTCAACATACGATTGGGTACGGTGCGCGTACAACCACAGAAGAGTGTCCGGAAGCGATCTTCATAATGTGTTTCCAAAGTATAGTGGGTGTGACAATTCAAGCTTTTACGGTCGGTATAGTGTTTGCTAAAATGACGAGACCGAAGCAGAGGACACAAACACTGCTGTTTTCGAAACACGCCGTGATATGTCAGCGGGATGGGGAACTATGTCTTATGTTCCGCGTGGGAGACATGAGGAAGTCGCACATAATTGGAGCTAGCGTGAGAGCGCAACTTATTCGATCCAGAACTACCAAGGAAGGGGAAGTCCTATCCCATTATCAAACAGAGCTCGAATTGAACGCAGATGGATGTGACAGCAACCTATTTTTCATATGGCCAATCACTATGGTTCACAAAATAAACGCGGACAGCCCGTTCTATAGAGTCTCCGCTGCAGatatccttcaagaaaagtttGAAATAGTGGTCGTTTTAGAAGGTACCATCGAGTCAACCGGGCAGACGACTCAGGCCCGGTCTAGTTATACGGCTAGTGAATTAATGTGGGGTCATAGATTTGTGCCTTTAGTGACATACAATCGTGAACGTCAGGGATACGAAGTAGATTATTCCAAATTCGAAGATACTATGCAAGTTGATACCCCATTGTGTTCAGCGAAAGAACTAGACGAATTTTATGGAAGCCAAGCGGACCACAGATCTATTG